In a single window of the Cupriavidus basilensis genome:
- a CDS encoding MgtC/SapB family protein: protein MWHEFALRLLEALALGACIGTERQLRQRMAGLRTNALVAAGAALFVSVSAFTFDPQGHARIAAQVVSGIGFLGAGVIMRDGLNVRGLNTAATLWCSAAVGVLAGLGHALEAAIGTACILCANFGLRMLGQRINRNGTATAQEVEMVYRITTVCTAQEEIRVRGLLLHALTEMPALLLQSLHSEDTAAGGHIEVRADVLAAPGNEGKLEQIVSRISMEKSVSLVRWAIPAGALE, encoded by the coding sequence GTGTGGCACGAATTTGCCCTGCGCTTGCTCGAAGCGCTAGCGCTGGGCGCTTGCATCGGTACCGAACGGCAGTTGCGCCAGCGCATGGCGGGGCTGCGCACGAACGCGCTGGTTGCCGCCGGCGCGGCCTTGTTTGTTTCGGTTTCCGCTTTTACGTTTGATCCGCAGGGGCATGCGCGCATTGCCGCGCAGGTCGTCTCGGGCATCGGCTTTCTCGGCGCCGGCGTGATCATGCGCGACGGCCTGAACGTGCGCGGCCTGAATACCGCTGCCACGCTGTGGTGCTCCGCCGCCGTCGGCGTGCTCGCCGGCCTTGGCCATGCGCTGGAAGCCGCCATCGGCACCGCCTGCATCCTGTGCGCCAACTTTGGCCTGCGCATGCTGGGCCAGCGCATCAATCGCAACGGTACGGCCACCGCGCAGGAAGTGGAGATGGTCTATCGCATCACCACGGTATGCACGGCCCAGGAAGAAATCCGTGTGCGCGGCTTGCTGCTGCATGCGCTGACCGAAATGCCCGCCCTGCTGCTGCAGTCGCTGCACAGCGAGGACACCGCCGCTGGCGGGCACATAGAAGTGCGCGCCGATGTGCTGGCCGCGCCCGGCAATGAAGGCAAGCTGGAGCAGATCGTCAGCCGCATCAGCATGGAAAAGAGCGTTTCCCTCGTGCGCTGGGCCATTCCGGCCGGCGCGCTCGAATAA
- a CDS encoding efflux RND transporter periplasmic adaptor subunit: MQTPITRLRLPLRRQPGLALAAVCAACLALAGCDGASLSGATANTPKHSTEPVHEGNFITVPEASPLRTQLQVQTLVEQALERPIEVPGSIEPDAAKLVKIVPPMPGRTVRLHAALGDTVRKGDPLLTLDSAELSAAQGEASKARAALLEAKLNLDRQRTLFEAEIAARKDYEQAQLAYAQANSDAVTTAARLAQLGAGTAPQSHRQYTMHAPLAGRVIELEGAQGGFWNDNGAPVMTVADLSTVYLAASVSEKDIASIFVGQPAEILLNAYPGKPVTGKVRYIGEILDPDTRTVKVRVAIDNADGRYRPGLFAKVTFAGEKHAALLVPPSALLQSGLYTRVLVEKAPLRFEPRVVTTGAHADGQVEILAGLKAGERIVVKNGVLLHD; the protein is encoded by the coding sequence ATGCAAACGCCCATCACCCGCCTACGTTTGCCGCTGCGCCGGCAGCCAGGCCTTGCGCTAGCCGCCGTCTGCGCGGCATGTCTCGCGCTGGCCGGCTGCGATGGCGCCAGCCTGTCCGGCGCCACCGCCAACACGCCCAAGCACAGTACCGAGCCGGTGCACGAGGGCAACTTCATCACGGTGCCCGAGGCATCGCCATTGCGCACCCAGTTGCAGGTGCAGACACTCGTCGAGCAAGCGCTGGAGCGCCCCATCGAGGTACCGGGCTCGATCGAGCCCGATGCCGCCAAGCTGGTCAAGATCGTGCCGCCCATGCCCGGGCGCACCGTCCGCCTGCACGCTGCCCTGGGCGACACCGTACGCAAGGGAGACCCGCTTCTCACGCTGGACTCCGCCGAGCTGAGCGCGGCGCAGGGTGAGGCCAGCAAGGCGCGCGCGGCGCTGCTTGAAGCCAAGCTCAACCTGGACCGCCAACGCACCCTGTTCGAAGCGGAAATCGCAGCACGCAAGGATTATGAACAAGCCCAGCTGGCCTACGCGCAAGCCAACAGCGACGCCGTGACCACGGCCGCCCGGCTCGCGCAGCTTGGCGCCGGCACCGCGCCGCAATCGCACCGCCAGTACACCATGCACGCGCCGCTGGCCGGCCGGGTGATCGAGCTCGAAGGCGCGCAGGGCGGCTTCTGGAACGACAACGGCGCGCCGGTCATGACGGTGGCCGACCTGTCCACGGTCTACCTCGCGGCCAGCGTGTCGGAGAAAGACATCGCCTCGATCTTCGTCGGCCAGCCCGCCGAGATCCTGCTCAACGCCTACCCCGGCAAGCCCGTGACCGGCAAGGTCCGCTACATCGGCGAGATCCTCGACCCCGACACCCGCACCGTGAAAGTCCGCGTGGCCATCGACAACGCGGACGGACGCTATCGCCCCGGCCTCTTTGCCAAGGTGACCTTCGCGGGCGAAAAGCACGCGGCACTGCTGGTGCCGCCCAGCGCGCTGCTGCAAAGCGGGCTCTACACGCGCGTGCTGGTGGAGAAGGCCCCGCTGCGCTTCGAGCCGCGCGTGGTCACCACGGGCGCGCATGCCGACGGGCAAGTCGAGATCCTGGCCGGCCTCAAGGCCGGTGAACGCATCGTCGTGAAAAACGGAGTGCTGCTACATGATTGA
- a CDS encoding efflux RND transporter permease subunit, translated as MIDRLVTLCFNRRAIVWLVFALVALYGAYSWKQLPVEAYPDIADVTSQIVTQVPGLGAEEIEQQITIPLERTLLATPGMHVLRTRSLFALSLITVVFEDGTDGYWARQRLQERLNEVDLPYGAKPGLDPYTSPTGEFYRYTLESSTRDLRELSELQTWTVIPRLKKVRGVVDVTNFGGLTTQFMLELDPARLTQYHLTLTQVTEALNANNVNAGGSVIDRGEQSYVVRGVGLLRSLDDMGNVVVTSKDGTPVLVKDLGKLRYGNVERRGILGKDDNPDTISGITLLLKDFNASEALAGVHEAVRDLNDNLLPKDVKVVAYLDRTSLIDATMRTVGFTLTEGMLLVGVVLLLFLGSPRAALIVALTIPLSLLIAFVFMYHLRIPANLLSLGAIDFGILVDGAVVLVENILRRREQDKDRALTPRDAIEATLQVARPMFFGMLVIVAAYLPLFSFERIEYKLFSPMAFAVGAALIGALIVALALVPGLAWIAMCKPRRVFHNPVLDWLGVRYRAALERGIGRIRWVAASCALALACVLALGATIGRDFLPYLDEGSLWLQVQMPPGITLERASDMASELRRVTREFPEVAYVVTQTGRNDDGTDYWTPSHIEASVGLHPYKTWASGMTKQQLIDKLAARYAQMPGYSVGFMQPMIDGVQDKLSGAHSDLVVKVFGENLGDVRRIAGGVATALRGVPGAADVAIDVEPPLPNLKIDLDRAAAARYGINAADVAELISTGIGGSPVGQLYVGEKSYDMTVRFPPAVRASASGVGDLMLTAANGAKVPLAQVARITTVSGESVIVREMARRHIIVRLNVRDRDLSSFLKEAQPAIERAVSYDHKRIQIEWGGQFENLERAQARLAIILPMTLALMFVLLFAEFRNLRQPALVLLAVPLATIGGLAALHLRGMTLNVSSAVGFIALFGVAVLNGVLMISQINRLRAQNGLRLREAVIEGAASRMRPVLMTATVAAIGLTPAMLARGLGSDVQRPLATVVVGGLFTATLLTLLLLPALYYLVEARAERAAQAAGESETDAEGNAPATSAAGQA; from the coding sequence ATGATTGACCGCCTCGTCACCCTATGCTTCAACCGGCGCGCCATCGTCTGGCTGGTCTTCGCGCTGGTGGCGCTGTACGGCGCCTACAGCTGGAAGCAACTGCCCGTGGAGGCCTATCCGGACATTGCCGACGTTACGTCGCAGATCGTGACCCAGGTGCCAGGGCTCGGCGCGGAGGAAATCGAGCAGCAGATCACCATCCCGCTGGAGCGCACGCTGCTGGCCACCCCCGGCATGCATGTGCTGCGCACCCGCAGCCTGTTTGCGCTGTCGCTCATCACCGTGGTGTTCGAGGATGGCACCGACGGCTACTGGGCGCGCCAGCGCCTGCAGGAACGACTGAACGAGGTCGACCTGCCCTACGGCGCCAAGCCGGGGCTGGACCCGTACACCTCGCCGACCGGGGAGTTCTACCGCTACACGCTGGAGTCCAGCACGCGCGACCTGCGCGAGCTATCCGAACTGCAGACCTGGACCGTGATCCCGCGCCTGAAGAAGGTGCGCGGCGTGGTCGACGTGACCAATTTCGGCGGGCTCACCACGCAGTTCATGCTGGAACTCGACCCGGCGCGGCTGACGCAGTACCACCTGACGCTGACGCAGGTCACCGAGGCGCTCAACGCCAACAACGTCAATGCGGGCGGCAGCGTCATCGACCGCGGCGAACAATCGTACGTGGTGCGTGGCGTGGGCCTGCTGCGCTCGCTCGACGACATGGGCAACGTGGTGGTCACGAGCAAGGACGGTACCCCCGTGCTGGTCAAGGATCTCGGCAAGCTGCGCTACGGCAACGTGGAGCGGCGCGGCATCCTGGGCAAGGACGACAACCCCGACACGATCTCCGGCATCACGCTGCTGCTCAAGGATTTCAACGCATCGGAAGCACTTGCAGGCGTGCACGAGGCGGTGCGGGACCTGAACGACAACCTGCTGCCCAAGGACGTGAAGGTGGTCGCCTACCTCGACCGCACCTCGCTGATCGACGCCACCATGCGCACGGTAGGCTTCACGCTGACCGAAGGCATGCTGCTGGTAGGCGTCGTGCTGCTGCTGTTCCTGGGCAGCCCGCGCGCGGCGCTGATCGTGGCGCTGACGATTCCGCTCTCGCTGCTGATCGCCTTTGTCTTCATGTATCACCTGCGCATCCCGGCCAACCTGCTGAGCCTGGGGGCGATCGACTTCGGCATCCTGGTGGATGGCGCGGTGGTGCTGGTGGAGAACATCCTGCGCCGGCGCGAGCAGGACAAGGACCGCGCGCTCACCCCGCGCGACGCCATCGAGGCCACCTTGCAGGTGGCACGGCCAATGTTCTTCGGCATGCTGGTGATCGTTGCGGCCTACCTGCCCTTGTTCTCCTTCGAGCGCATCGAGTACAAGCTGTTCTCGCCGATGGCGTTCGCCGTTGGCGCGGCGTTGATCGGCGCCTTGATCGTTGCGCTGGCGCTGGTGCCGGGGCTGGCCTGGATTGCCATGTGCAAGCCGCGCCGCGTGTTCCACAATCCTGTGCTGGACTGGCTCGGCGTGCGCTACCGCGCCGCGCTGGAGCGCGGCATTGGACGCATCCGCTGGGTGGCCGCCAGCTGCGCGCTGGCGCTCGCCTGCGTGCTGGCGCTGGGTGCCACCATCGGTCGCGACTTCCTGCCGTACCTGGACGAAGGCTCGCTATGGCTGCAGGTGCAGATGCCGCCCGGCATCACCCTGGAGCGTGCCTCCGACATGGCAAGCGAGCTGCGCCGGGTGACCCGCGAGTTCCCGGAAGTCGCCTACGTGGTGACGCAGACCGGCCGCAACGATGACGGCACCGACTACTGGACGCCCTCGCATATCGAGGCCAGCGTCGGCCTGCATCCATACAAGACGTGGGCCTCGGGCATGACCAAGCAGCAGCTGATCGACAAGCTGGCGGCGCGCTACGCGCAGATGCCAGGCTACTCGGTGGGCTTCATGCAGCCGATGATCGACGGGGTACAGGACAAGCTGTCCGGCGCCCATAGCGACCTGGTGGTCAAGGTGTTCGGCGAGAACCTGGGCGACGTGCGCCGCATTGCCGGCGGAGTGGCCACAGCGCTACGCGGCGTGCCCGGCGCCGCGGATGTGGCAATCGACGTGGAGCCTCCGCTGCCCAACCTGAAGATCGACCTGGACCGCGCCGCCGCCGCGCGCTACGGCATCAACGCGGCCGACGTGGCCGAGCTGATCTCCACCGGCATCGGCGGATCGCCGGTTGGCCAGCTCTATGTGGGTGAGAAGAGCTACGACATGACGGTGCGCTTCCCGCCGGCCGTGCGTGCCAGCGCATCCGGCGTGGGCGACCTGATGCTGACCGCGGCCAATGGCGCCAAGGTGCCGCTGGCGCAGGTCGCACGCATCACCACCGTGTCCGGCGAAAGCGTGATCGTGCGCGAGATGGCGCGCCGCCACATCATCGTGCGCCTGAACGTGCGCGACCGCGACCTGTCCAGCTTCCTCAAGGAGGCCCAGCCCGCCATCGAGCGCGCCGTGTCCTACGACCACAAGCGCATCCAGATCGAATGGGGCGGCCAGTTCGAGAACCTGGAACGCGCGCAGGCGCGCCTCGCCATCATCCTGCCGATGACGCTGGCGCTGATGTTCGTGCTGCTCTTTGCCGAATTCCGCAACCTGCGCCAGCCGGCGCTGGTGCTGCTGGCAGTGCCCCTGGCTACCATCGGCGGCCTGGCTGCGCTGCATCTGCGCGGCATGACGCTGAACGTGTCCAGCGCGGTGGGCTTTATCGCCCTGTTTGGCGTCGCCGTGCTCAACGGCGTGTTGATGATCTCGCAGATCAACCGGCTGCGCGCGCAGAACGGCTTGCGCCTGCGCGAAGCCGTGATCGAAGGCGCGGCAAGCCGCATGCGTCCGGTGCTGATGACCGCCACCGTGGCCGCCATCGGGCTCACCCCGGCAATGCTGGCGCGAGGCCTGGGCAGCGATGTGCAGCGGCCGTTGGCCACCGTGGTGGTAGGCGGGCTCTTTACCGCCACCTTGCTGACCCTGCTGTTGCTGCCCGCCCTTTACTACCTGGTCGAGGCCCGCGCCGAGCGCGCGGCGCAAGCGGCCGGGGAATCGGAAACCGATGCCGAAGGCAACGCACCAGCGACCAGCGCCGCCGGCCAGGCCTGA
- a CDS encoding TolC family protein has product MQIKDKNLPAAPALRHLALATSMLAASASWAQDAQDAPAATARAPVRFASYLDTVERHNIGLSAQQETIRGAQAEISIAGVRPDPVLKYGRGNIETSRAVSPKPPRTHEFEIEIPIELGGKRGARIRAAESNLRLTEANLQGFKHALYQESATAFVEACRSREALVRQESTLSALSNVVRANEIRRKAGDIGGLELSQSRVERDRFTAEVKSARAAAQAAMQKLSIQLGVRVAEAFGNAPLACEFQPYDPGTDSGALIAQAMEARDEVRIARATLENARDKSGLARANRWVDPSVSFAMTMTPGVRGTTDDEGQPNGDGTARSRMLGVSVSIPLPLSRLQRGELIQAESEVTQAMLALREAELKTEVDVRNALTAFQAARDNLQRYRDSVIADADRVLDGMRQSYRQGSASLLELLDAQRTADETYLDYLQAQADLAGATVELQLSTGLRPAL; this is encoded by the coding sequence ATGCAAATCAAAGACAAGAACTTGCCAGCGGCACCCGCCCTGCGCCACCTCGCCCTGGCAACATCGATGCTGGCGGCATCCGCATCCTGGGCGCAGGACGCGCAGGACGCGCCCGCCGCCACGGCCCGCGCACCGGTCCGCTTCGCCTCCTATCTCGACACGGTGGAGCGGCACAACATCGGCCTGTCCGCGCAGCAGGAAACCATCCGCGGCGCCCAAGCCGAGATCTCGATCGCCGGCGTGCGCCCGGACCCGGTGCTCAAGTACGGCCGTGGCAACATCGAGACCAGCCGCGCGGTGTCGCCCAAGCCGCCGCGCACGCATGAGTTCGAAATCGAGATCCCCATCGAGCTGGGCGGCAAGCGCGGCGCGCGCATCCGCGCCGCCGAGAGCAACCTGCGCCTGACCGAGGCGAACCTGCAGGGCTTCAAGCACGCGCTGTACCAGGAATCCGCCACCGCCTTTGTCGAAGCCTGCCGCAGCCGCGAAGCCCTGGTCCGGCAGGAATCGACGCTATCCGCCCTGTCCAATGTGGTGCGCGCCAACGAGATCCGCCGCAAGGCGGGCGACATCGGTGGCCTGGAGCTGTCGCAGTCGCGGGTCGAGCGTGACCGCTTCACCGCCGAGGTGAAATCGGCGCGCGCCGCCGCGCAGGCTGCCATGCAAAAGCTGTCCATCCAGCTTGGCGTGCGCGTGGCCGAGGCCTTCGGCAACGCGCCGCTGGCTTGCGAGTTCCAGCCCTACGATCCTGGCACCGACAGCGGCGCGCTGATCGCCCAGGCGATGGAAGCGCGCGACGAGGTGCGGATCGCCCGCGCCACGCTGGAGAATGCCCGCGACAAGTCAGGGCTGGCGCGCGCCAACCGCTGGGTGGATCCCAGCGTGAGCTTCGCAATGACCATGACCCCCGGCGTGCGCGGCACCACGGACGACGAGGGCCAGCCCAATGGCGACGGCACGGCGCGCTCGCGCATGCTGGGCGTGTCGGTATCGATTCCCCTGCCCTTGTCGCGGCTGCAGCGCGGCGAGTTGATCCAGGCGGAGTCGGAGGTCACGCAGGCCATGCTGGCCCTGCGCGAGGCCGAGCTGAAAACCGAGGTCGACGTGCGCAACGCGCTCACCGCGTTCCAGGCTGCGCGGGACAACCTGCAACGCTACCGCGACTCGGTGATCGCCGATGCCGACCGGGTGCTGGACGGCATGCGCCAGTCGTACCGCCAGGGCTCTGCCTCGCTGCTGGAACTGCTCGATGCGCAACGCACCGCGGACGAGACCTACCTCGACTACCTCCAGGCCCAGGCGGACCTGGCGGGCGCCACGGTGGAGCTGCAACTTTCCACCGGCTTGCGGCCCGCGCTTTAA
- a CDS encoding ATP-binding protein: protein MVIPHAAASAPGTPATAPLRMARILSPQSLLTAKPLLALVLWLLLTLPGSSPLAAGQLQILGEAAMITADGTPATVSLPYYWDRSRPGQTGGARFLLRFPDLPGRQGMAALYIERAANSYEVRLNGSRLASAGSLSAPVPYAGQQPLLIPVPADLLRPENELLVTIGASASSRGGLSRVEFGAPALVEAHYQRALWFKVIGPVVIAAASVLLACLAALVWWRQRDPLFGLYAIAELGWSFGLAEYFVADDTGAPDVWLALVLAGRAVFMYATARFAILVTGLEARWLRRGMLLYLSVKLPLIALMVTAHSTHAMVLANVVVNVAMALSIVAVLIRAAVTRPERERTAIAAALGLTLLISVLDLIHVWWIGDDYWDSSVTRYVSLIFSLTMGWLLVDRYTRATHMLAALNKKLDSAVSRKEQELHALYLHSREMEREQATLQERGRIMRDIHDGLGSQLVGMLAMLRSGGPSMHTLQQQLQHALDALKLSVDALQDTGGDLATVLGNLRYRLGPRLEAAGLRVDWQVARLPALHDLTPQRVRELHYLLLEVFSNAMQHAGGSAIRVSARHDACQQALVIEIHDNGRGFTPEAAAHGRGLGNMRRRAEAIGAALDLRSSAQGTTVRLTFALAPQPPGCAD, encoded by the coding sequence ATGGTGATACCCCACGCGGCGGCCAGCGCCCCCGGCACGCCGGCTACCGCCCCCTTGCGGATGGCGCGCATCCTGTCGCCCCAATCCCTGCTCACCGCAAAGCCACTGCTAGCGCTTGTGCTCTGGCTGCTGCTCACCTTGCCCGGTTCATCACCGCTTGCCGCCGGGCAGTTGCAAATCCTTGGCGAGGCCGCCATGATCACCGCCGACGGCACGCCGGCCACCGTCAGCCTGCCTTACTACTGGGACCGGTCCCGTCCTGGCCAGACGGGCGGCGCGCGATTTCTCCTGCGCTTCCCGGATCTGCCGGGCCGCCAGGGCATGGCCGCGCTGTACATCGAGCGGGCCGCCAATAGCTATGAGGTGCGGCTCAACGGCAGCCGCCTTGCCAGCGCTGGCAGCCTGTCGGCCCCGGTGCCCTATGCCGGCCAGCAGCCGTTGCTGATCCCGGTGCCGGCTGACCTGCTGCGCCCGGAGAACGAACTGCTTGTCACGATCGGTGCCAGCGCCAGCTCGCGCGGCGGCCTGTCACGCGTGGAGTTTGGCGCGCCGGCACTCGTGGAGGCGCACTACCAGCGGGCGCTCTGGTTCAAGGTCATCGGCCCGGTGGTCATCGCAGCGGCCAGTGTGCTGCTGGCTTGCCTGGCGGCGCTGGTGTGGTGGCGGCAGCGGGATCCCCTGTTCGGGTTATATGCCATCGCCGAGCTTGGCTGGTCTTTCGGGCTGGCCGAGTACTTCGTTGCCGACGACACCGGCGCGCCCGATGTGTGGCTCGCCTTGGTGCTGGCCGGGCGGGCGGTCTTCATGTACGCGACCGCCAGGTTCGCCATCCTTGTGACGGGCCTGGAGGCGCGCTGGCTGCGCCGCGGGATGCTGCTTTACCTGAGCGTCAAGCTTCCGCTGATCGCACTGATGGTGACGGCCCATAGCACCCACGCCATGGTGCTGGCCAATGTGGTCGTCAATGTTGCGATGGCATTGTCGATCGTGGCCGTTCTGATCCGCGCCGCCGTGACGCGTCCGGAGCGTGAGCGCACGGCGATTGCCGCCGCCCTTGGCCTCACCCTGCTCATCTCGGTGCTGGATTTGATCCATGTCTGGTGGATCGGGGATGACTACTGGGACTCCTCCGTCACCCGCTACGTGTCGCTGATTTTCAGCCTGACCATGGGCTGGCTGCTGGTCGACCGCTACACGCGCGCCACACACATGCTGGCTGCCCTGAACAAGAAGCTCGACAGCGCGGTCTCGCGCAAGGAGCAGGAACTGCATGCGCTATACCTCCACTCCCGCGAGATGGAGCGCGAGCAGGCCACCCTGCAGGAGCGTGGCAGAATCATGCGCGACATCCATGACGGGCTTGGCAGCCAGCTGGTGGGCATGCTCGCCATGCTGCGCTCCGGCGGCCCTTCCATGCACACATTGCAGCAACAACTGCAGCATGCGCTGGATGCCTTGAAACTATCCGTCGACGCGCTGCAGGACACCGGCGGCGACCTGGCCACCGTGCTCGGCAACCTGCGCTACCGGCTTGGCCCGCGGCTGGAGGCGGCGGGATTACGGGTGGACTGGCAGGTAGCGCGCCTGCCGGCGCTGCACGACCTGACGCCGCAGCGGGTGCGTGAGCTGCACTATCTGTTGCTGGAGGTGTTTTCCAATGCCATGCAGCATGCGGGCGGCAGCGCTATCCGGGTCTCGGCGCGCCATGATGCCTGCCAGCAAGCGCTGGTCATCGAGATCCACGACAATGGCCGCGGCTTTACGCCCGAGGCTGCCGCGCACGGACGGGGATTGGGAAATATGCGCCGGCGTGCCGAGGCCATCGGGGCGGCGCTGGACCTGCGCTCTTCGGCGCAAGGAACGACCGTGCGGCTGACGTTTGCACTGGCGCCGCAGCCACCCGGCTGCGCCGATTAG
- a CDS encoding YjfB family protein yields MRLPAGFNANRSFNRSFERRFNLNLNFNLEDPSMDISLVSAASNSGGDPVPTMMLRKSLDLQAQSVATLLGSMPQVSVPASNPPHLGQNIDVKV; encoded by the coding sequence GTGCGCCTTCCCGCTGGCTTCAATGCCAATCGTAGCTTCAACCGTAGCTTCGAACGTCGCTTCAATCTCAACCTCAATTTCAACCTGGAAGACCCTTCAATGGATATTTCCCTCGTCAGTGCGGCTAGCAACTCGGGCGGCGATCCGGTGCCCACCATGATGCTGCGCAAGTCGCTGGACCTGCAGGCCCAGAGCGTGGCAACCCTGCTGGGCTCGATGCCGCAAGTCAGCGTTCCGGCCAGCAATCCCCCTCACCTTGGCCAGAACATCGACGTCAAGGTCTGA
- a CDS encoding S1C family serine protease, with protein sequence MAFGISTDCLALDSAELYERESPSIWVVSVFDAQGTRFGLGSSVVIGPEELVTNCHVLKSGKSISIRREKVTYGASLVHADVERDLCILRAKGLTAPAVKIAPLAALKVGQKVYAIGAPRGYELTLSDGLLSSLNKDERDRIVRLQTTAPISPGSSGGGLFNTDGQLVGITYLMRTDAQNINFAIPAQWISEVPARSALALQKFRSETASAAPPAMALPPGQPGQPSQGATAYAPARPAAGAPGRQLTGAELTSHFTHLGRINAIAPSGVTLWMQVRESGSLDVTNSVSRGYSSGRYRIEPETSQVCLEMANPNFSAMQTCYRLTEADGRYVMRSATSPYYFSYTK encoded by the coding sequence TTGGCTTTTGGCATCTCGACGGATTGCCTGGCGCTGGACTCGGCCGAACTCTATGAGCGGGAATCGCCCAGCATCTGGGTGGTATCCGTCTTTGACGCGCAGGGCACGCGGTTTGGCCTGGGCAGCTCGGTGGTGATCGGGCCGGAGGAACTGGTCACCAACTGCCATGTGCTCAAGAGCGGCAAGTCCATCAGCATCCGGCGCGAGAAGGTCACGTATGGCGCCAGCCTGGTGCACGCCGATGTCGAGCGCGACCTCTGCATCCTGCGCGCCAAGGGCCTCACCGCCCCGGCGGTAAAGATCGCGCCGCTGGCCGCGCTCAAGGTGGGGCAGAAGGTCTACGCCATCGGCGCGCCGCGCGGCTACGAGCTGACGCTGAGCGATGGCCTGCTCTCCTCGCTGAACAAGGACGAGCGCGACCGCATCGTCCGCCTGCAGACCACCGCCCCGATCTCCCCGGGCTCCAGCGGTGGCGGCCTGTTCAACACGGACGGGCAACTCGTCGGCATTACCTACCTGATGCGAACCGACGCGCAGAACATCAACTTTGCCATTCCCGCGCAATGGATCAGCGAGGTGCCGGCGCGGTCCGCGCTGGCGCTGCAGAAATTCCGTAGCGAGACGGCATCCGCCGCCCCGCCTGCCATGGCGCTCCCGCCTGGCCAGCCCGGGCAGCCCAGCCAGGGCGCCACGGCCTACGCCCCGGCCCGGCCCGCTGCCGGCGCGCCGGGCAGGCAACTGACCGGGGCCGAGCTGACCAGCCATTTCACGCATCTAGGCAGGATCAACGCCATCGCGCCGTCCGGCGTTACGCTCTGGATGCAGGTCCGGGAAAGCGGCAGCCTGGACGTGACAAACTCCGTCAGCCGCGGCTATTCGTCCGGGCGCTACCGCATCGAGCCGGAAACCAGCCAGGTCTGCCTGGAGATGGCCAACCCGAATTTCAGCGCGATGCAAACGTGCTATCGGCTGACCGAGGCCGACGGACGCTATGTCATGCGATCCGCCACCAGTCCCTATTACTTTTCATACACGAAGTAG
- the serA gene encoding phosphoglycerate dehydrogenase produces the protein MTSALLLENIHDTAVERFKEAHVTVERRTGALAGDELHRAPAAHQILGIRSATHLGAAEIEAARHLVAIGCFCIGTSQVDLDAAARAGMPVFNAPFSNTRSVAELVIAEAILLLRRVPEKNALAHAGKWAKGASGSFEARGKTIAIIGYGNIGSQVGVLAEAMGMRVVYYDVQAKLSLGSARAARSLADAVSQADIVTLHVPATAQTKKMIDADVLRQFRRGAILINASRGTVVDIDALRAACDDNHIAGLAIDVFPEEPKTNADRFTSPLQGVPNAILTPHIGGSTEEAQENIGTEVATKLIAFLRTGDTIGAVNFPEVSPGPLTSPARLLNVHGNAPGALAALNTLLARDGVNIVAQHLQTHGQMGYVVTDLDKVPSPTLAAALDAETTFIRCRTIINPLA, from the coding sequence ATGACCTCAGCACTGCTGCTTGAAAACATCCATGACACCGCCGTCGAGCGCTTCAAGGAAGCGCATGTCACCGTCGAGCGCCGCACTGGCGCGCTCGCTGGCGACGAACTGCATCGCGCTCCCGCGGCCCACCAGATTCTCGGCATTCGCTCCGCCACGCACCTTGGCGCCGCTGAAATCGAAGCCGCAAGGCACCTCGTGGCCATTGGCTGCTTTTGCATCGGCACCTCGCAGGTAGACCTCGACGCCGCGGCCCGCGCCGGCATGCCGGTGTTCAACGCGCCGTTCTCCAATACGCGTTCCGTGGCCGAGCTGGTTATCGCGGAGGCGATCCTGCTGCTGCGCCGCGTTCCGGAGAAAAACGCGCTGGCGCATGCCGGCAAATGGGCCAAGGGCGCAAGCGGGTCGTTCGAGGCGCGCGGCAAGACCATCGCCATCATCGGCTACGGCAATATCGGCTCGCAGGTTGGCGTGCTGGCAGAGGCCATGGGGATGCGCGTGGTGTACTACGATGTGCAGGCCAAGCTTTCGCTGGGCTCGGCGCGCGCGGCGCGCTCGCTGGCGGATGCCGTGTCGCAGGCCGACATCGTGACGCTGCACGTGCCGGCCACCGCGCAGACCAAGAAGATGATCGATGCCGACGTGCTCCGGCAGTTCCGGCGCGGCGCCATCCTGATCAATGCGTCGCGCGGCACCGTGGTGGATATCGACGCGCTGCGCGCGGCGTGCGATGACAACCATATCGCCGGCCTGGCGATCGACGTCTTCCCGGAAGAGCCCAAGACCAACGCTGACCGCTTCACCAGCCCGCTGCAAGGCGTGCCCAACGCGATCCTGACGCCGCATATCGGCGGCAGCACGGAGGAGGCGCAGGAAAATATCGGCACGGAAGTCGCCACCAAGCTGATTGCCTTCCTCAGGACGGGCGACACGATTGGCGCGGTGAATTTCCCCGAGGTGAGCCCCGGCCCGCTAACGTCGCCGGCGCGGCTGCTCAACGTGCACGGCAACGCGCCGGGCGCGCTCGCCGCGCTCAACACGCTGCTGGCGCGCGACGGGGTCAACATCGTGGCCCAGCACCTGCAGACGCATGGCCAGATGGGCTACGTGGTGACCGACCTCGACAAGGTGCCCTCGCCAACGCTGGCCGCCGCGCTGGATGCGGAAACGACGTTTATCCGCTGCCGCACCATCATTAACCCGCTGGCCTGA